In Paenibacillus sp. G2S3, a single window of DNA contains:
- a CDS encoding amino acid ABC transporter permease → MNFDWEFIYESLPLYGDAMWLTVKLAFLAILFSLVIGLMFSVVLYYKIRVVSDVIKIYIELSRNTPLLVQLFFLYYGLPKIGIHFSEMTCAIVGMTFLGGSYMTEAFRGGIEAVSQSQIESGQSIGLSKVQLVRYVILPQAFAISIPSLGANAIFLLKETSIVGAIALMDLMNVAKDLIGLHYKTAESLLLLVLAYLVLVLPLSLLLTWVERKVRYAEFGD, encoded by the coding sequence ATGAATTTTGACTGGGAGTTTATCTACGAGAGTTTACCGCTTTATGGTGACGCTATGTGGTTGACTGTGAAGCTGGCTTTTTTAGCTATTCTATTCTCACTCGTTATTGGATTAATGTTCAGTGTCGTCTTGTACTATAAGATCAGAGTCGTTAGTGATGTTATTAAGATCTACATCGAGCTTTCAAGGAACACGCCTTTACTTGTGCAGCTCTTTTTTCTTTACTATGGCTTACCTAAGATTGGAATTCACTTTAGTGAGATGACCTGTGCGATTGTAGGTATGACCTTTTTGGGTGGGAGCTATATGACGGAGGCTTTTCGCGGTGGGATCGAGGCAGTTAGTCAATCACAGATAGAATCAGGGCAGAGCATTGGATTGTCTAAGGTGCAGCTGGTCAGATATGTCATCCTCCCCCAGGCCTTTGCGATAAGTATCCCTTCTTTGGGGGCAAATGCTATTTTTCTTCTGAAGGAGACTTCTATTGTGGGTGCCATTGCTTTAATGGATCTGATGAATGTGGCAAAAGACTTGATCGGCTTGCATTACAAAACAGCGGAATCCCTGCTTCTTCTGGTACTTGCCTATCTTGTGTTAGTCCTGCCTTTGTCGCTTTTGTTGACTTGGGTGGAAAGGAAGGTGAGATATGCAGAATTCGGGGATTGA
- a CDS encoding glycoside hydrolase family 88 protein: protein MWTTAIEEAIRKIRSNITGHPGKLPHIAEGQQYEWGDNDDWIEGFYVGMMWLAYEYSKDSFYKEAAASWLGDFKHRLDQRIALDHHDIGFLYSLTAVAEWKITGNEEARSVGLQAADTLCNRWRETAGILQAWGLESDPENAGRIIIDCLMNLPLLFWATEETGDNRYYDIALEHALKSRKFLVRGDASSYHTFYFDPAKGSAIRGGTHQGYEDGSTWTRGQAWGIYGFALAYRYTQNEDFLNTSKSLAHYFISHLPEDSVAYWDFDVTVEAGTPRDSSASAIAASGFLELLDLLDADDPDRAIYEAALLRSMKSLVEHYATAGNPEAEGLLKHGSYHVRGGRVPDGHMIWGDYYYLEALIRMQTGIRGYW from the coding sequence ATGTGGACAACGGCAATTGAAGAGGCTATTCGCAAGATCCGGAGTAATATCACGGGACATCCAGGCAAACTGCCTCATATCGCAGAGGGGCAACAATACGAATGGGGAGATAATGACGATTGGATAGAGGGATTTTATGTTGGCATGATGTGGCTTGCTTATGAATATAGCAAAGATTCATTCTATAAGGAGGCGGCAGCTTCTTGGTTAGGAGACTTTAAGCATCGTCTGGATCAGCGCATCGCCCTGGACCATCATGATATTGGCTTTTTGTATTCACTGACTGCAGTGGCGGAGTGGAAAATAACAGGCAACGAAGAAGCCCGATCTGTCGGTCTACAGGCTGCGGATACACTATGCAATCGCTGGCGGGAAACCGCTGGAATCCTCCAGGCCTGGGGTTTAGAGAGTGATCCCGAGAATGCGGGACGTATCATTATTGACTGCTTGATGAATTTGCCTCTGCTGTTCTGGGCTACGGAGGAAACAGGGGACAATCGCTATTATGATATAGCGCTCGAACATGCGTTAAAGAGCCGGAAATTTCTTGTGCGCGGGGATGCTTCCTCTTATCACACTTTTTACTTTGATCCGGCTAAGGGAAGTGCAATTCGTGGTGGAACACATCAAGGCTATGAGGATGGATCGACCTGGACTCGTGGTCAAGCCTGGGGAATATATGGTTTTGCTCTGGCTTATCGTTATACGCAGAATGAAGATTTTCTGAATACCTCTAAAAGCCTGGCTCATTATTTTATCAGTCATCTTCCAGAGGACAGTGTGGCTTATTGGGATTTCGATGTGACGGTGGAAGCGGGAACCCCTCGTGACAGCTCGGCTTCGGCAATTGCGGCTTCAGGTTTCTTGGAGCTGCTGGATCTTCTAGACGCTGATGATCCAGACCGGGCTATTTATGAAGCAGCCTTACTCCGCAGCATGAAATCCTTAGTGGAACATTATGCGACGGCTGGAAATCCGGAGGCGGAGGGACTTTTGAAGCATGGCTCCTATCATGTTAGAGGTGGACGTGTGCCTGATGGTCATATGATTTGGGGAGACTATTATTACTTAGAAGCTCTAATCCGCATGCAAACTGGAATCCGAGGATATTGGTAG
- a CDS encoding DUF2264 domain-containing protein — protein MELKGTKNELQMFLNDLYAPIENRFTAGRAGIEMGATGSIYNEATALMEAFARPLWGLVPHASGGGESALWPMFLEGIINGTDPEHEEYWGEFSTKDQRMVEQAVLGLGLALAPHKLWEPLSETQKQNVYNWLNQINHVDRSNPNNWLMFTVLVNVGFKKIGLPYDQEIMDDYLEKIDTYYLGDGWYSDGLTDQRDYYIAFAMHYYTLIYAKLMADDDPQRAAVYRERSAQFAQDFIYWFAEDGSAIPFGRSLTYRFAQVSFWSALVYAEVLPFSYGVLKGIIMRHFRWWFDKPIVGIDGLLSIGYAYPNLVMTENYNAPGSPYWAFKAMLILALPDDHPFWQAEEEPLPVLKDQLPLQEARMLVSRPEGNKHVIAYTSGQMANFDMAHSAAKYSKFAYSTLFGFSVPKSGYGLSQGAYDSTLALCECDEHYRVRRFCETWEIGERYVYSRWHPWSDVNVQTWIIPAGLWHVRIHSIHSARRLDVAEGGFAIGQSAGFPRSEREIINISNTAVSVQLPWGISAIHMLSGFDRGECVQPEPNTNLLKSRTLLPSLISRLEPGDQVLISAVFGATNTPENQASMASPPIIQRQPDGRIVIYDPRNHEVLHTVDVSERRDKDVDNGN, from the coding sequence GTGGAACTGAAGGGTACTAAAAACGAATTACAAATGTTCTTAAATGACCTATATGCTCCAATAGAGAATCGCTTTACTGCTGGTCGTGCAGGCATCGAAATGGGGGCGACAGGATCTATATACAATGAAGCTACTGCGCTTATGGAAGCCTTCGCCCGTCCTTTATGGGGACTTGTTCCCCATGCTAGTGGTGGAGGGGAAAGTGCACTTTGGCCGATGTTCCTAGAGGGGATCATTAATGGGACTGATCCTGAACATGAAGAATATTGGGGTGAATTCTCGACCAAAGACCAGCGTATGGTGGAACAGGCTGTGCTAGGACTGGGACTTGCTCTTGCACCGCATAAGCTGTGGGAGCCGTTGAGCGAGACTCAGAAGCAGAATGTATATAACTGGTTGAACCAGATCAATCATGTGGATCGTTCCAATCCGAATAACTGGCTAATGTTCACGGTCCTTGTAAACGTGGGTTTTAAGAAAATCGGATTGCCTTACGATCAAGAGATAATGGATGATTATTTGGAGAAGATTGATACCTACTACCTCGGTGATGGCTGGTATTCCGACGGGCTGACCGACCAGAGAGACTATTATATTGCTTTTGCTATGCACTATTACACGTTGATATACGCTAAATTGATGGCGGATGATGATCCTCAGAGGGCTGCAGTATACCGGGAAAGATCCGCGCAATTTGCCCAGGATTTTATTTATTGGTTTGCTGAGGACGGAAGTGCCATTCCTTTCGGACGTAGTCTGACCTATCGTTTTGCACAGGTCTCTTTCTGGAGTGCGCTGGTGTATGCCGAGGTCCTTCCTTTTTCATATGGCGTTCTCAAAGGAATTATAATGCGTCATTTTCGTTGGTGGTTTGATAAACCTATTGTGGGAATAGACGGACTACTAAGCATCGGATATGCTTACCCGAATCTGGTAATGACAGAGAACTACAATGCCCCAGGATCACCGTATTGGGCCTTTAAAGCTATGCTTATTCTTGCCTTGCCAGATGATCATCCTTTTTGGCAAGCGGAAGAAGAACCTCTGCCTGTATTGAAAGATCAACTGCCGCTTCAAGAGGCGCGTATGCTTGTGAGTCGTCCGGAAGGAAATAAGCATGTTATTGCCTATACCTCTGGTCAGATGGCTAACTTTGATATGGCCCATAGCGCGGCCAAATATTCCAAGTTTGCTTATTCTACGCTGTTTGGCTTCAGTGTGCCGAAGTCAGGATATGGGTTGAGTCAAGGTGCTTACGACTCTACACTAGCGCTGTGCGAATGTGATGAACACTACCGCGTACGTAGATTCTGCGAGACTTGGGAAATTGGAGAGCGTTATGTATATTCCCGCTGGCATCCTTGGAGCGATGTAAATGTGCAGACATGGATTATTCCAGCAGGTCTATGGCATGTCCGTATTCATAGCATTCACAGCGCCCGGCGTCTCGACGTAGCGGAGGGGGGATTTGCCATTGGCCAGTCTGCTGGCTTCCCGCGCAGTGAACGAGAAATCATTAATATATCTAACACTGCTGTCTCGGTGCAGTTGCCCTGGGGAATTAGTGCGATACATATGCTAAGCGGTTTTGACCGGGGTGAGTGCGTGCAACCCGAACCGAATACTAATCTGCTGAAGTCACGGACTCTTCTTCCGAGCTTGATCTCCAGACTGGAGCCTGGAGATCAAGTATTGATCTCTGCTGTCTTCGGAGCAACGAATACCCCAGAGAACCAGGCCAGTATGGCTTCGCCGCCGATTATTCAGCGACAGCCGGACGGAAGGATTGTTATCTACGATCCTCGTAACCATGAAGTACTCCATACTGTTGATGTATCAGAAAGGAGAGACAAAGATGTGGACAACGGCAATTGA
- a CDS encoding helix-turn-helix domain-containing protein: MLTAILVDDDYPVIRYLSQAVPWSELGIELIGCYYSGLEAWEKAQLNPPDLIITDIGMPKMNGLEMLEKFRAVKPGTRAIILSCHNEFKYAQQALKLNVGEYILKESLDIEQLQQALKTLVTEVGLNRKQHSEMLVYKQKQSQNRAALKEKFLKDTLYQSWDKEAWIEQARSNGILIHAKNYIPLLIVIDRPEEASRVRRMSEYTISFAVENIMQEVLEADHSLFISRYSHKEIVILFCSDKPSKDHQAIYHSIQNAASAVQKYLKLSVSCIFGAEARSPEEIRGTLQRMLREKSQRFYFPTAGIHRFEEICFSMEDIYAEYGSLYAVINDDIALNRDTELRVHIKEWREWVYSQKFHPNEVKECVLRLLMDLQMKTKQLLQSPLPMAEEKLFSVVGDIETLEHLEDWLVQYLEELARKISIFSIKSKRSEVIKAQQFVISHVTEKITLEDMAGRLNLNASYFSRLFKRETNQNFIEYVNMLKLQKAKELLNQSGKTVEEISEYLGYANKSYFIKLFKREMGMRPSEYAAWH, encoded by the coding sequence ATGCTGACGGCAATATTGGTGGATGATGACTATCCGGTTATCCGTTATTTGTCGCAGGCCGTACCTTGGAGCGAACTCGGTATTGAACTTATCGGATGTTATTATAGCGGTCTCGAGGCTTGGGAAAAAGCACAGCTGAATCCACCAGATCTGATCATTACCGATATTGGCATGCCCAAGATGAACGGTCTGGAGATGCTTGAGAAATTCAGAGCAGTGAAGCCCGGAACCCGTGCGATCATTCTCTCCTGCCACAACGAATTCAAATACGCTCAGCAGGCGCTGAAATTAAACGTAGGAGAATACATTTTAAAGGAATCACTGGATATCGAGCAGCTACAGCAAGCCCTTAAAACCCTTGTGACGGAAGTGGGTTTGAATAGGAAGCAGCATTCAGAAATGCTAGTTTATAAGCAAAAACAGTCTCAAAACCGCGCCGCGTTGAAGGAAAAGTTTCTAAAAGATACACTGTATCAGTCCTGGGACAAGGAGGCTTGGATCGAGCAAGCCAGGTCAAACGGAATCTTGATCCATGCTAAGAATTATATTCCGTTGCTTATTGTAATTGACCGACCTGAGGAAGCTTCAAGGGTGCGCCGGATGAGTGAATATACGATTTCTTTTGCAGTTGAGAATATCATGCAGGAAGTGCTTGAGGCTGATCACAGCTTGTTTATTTCGAGATACAGCCATAAGGAAATTGTCATTCTCTTTTGTAGCGACAAGCCATCCAAAGACCACCAAGCGATCTATCATTCTATTCAAAATGCAGCATCTGCAGTGCAGAAATATCTCAAGCTGTCCGTCTCCTGCATATTTGGCGCTGAGGCGCGCAGTCCTGAGGAAATTCGCGGAACACTGCAACGGATGTTAAGGGAGAAGAGCCAACGCTTTTATTTTCCTACGGCAGGAATCCACCGTTTTGAAGAGATTTGCTTTTCAATGGAAGATATTTATGCCGAATATGGAAGCCTGTACGCTGTTATCAATGATGATATTGCTCTGAACAGGGACACGGAGCTTCGCGTTCATATAAAGGAATGGCGAGAATGGGTGTACTCGCAAAAATTCCATCCCAATGAAGTCAAGGAATGTGTGCTCCGCTTGCTGATGGACTTGCAAATGAAGACGAAACAGCTGCTGCAATCTCCATTGCCTATGGCCGAAGAGAAGCTGTTCAGCGTGGTGGGTGACATTGAAACCCTAGAGCATTTGGAAGATTGGTTAGTTCAGTACTTGGAGGAATTAGCGCGGAAAATAAGTATTTTCTCCATTAAGTCCAAACGGAGCGAGGTTATCAAAGCCCAGCAGTTCGTGATTAGTCATGTAACGGAGAAAATAACGCTAGAGGACATGGCTGGACGCCTGAACTTGAATGCCAGCTATTTTAGTCGTCTCTTCAAAAGGGAAACAAACCAGAATTTCATTGAATATGTAAATATGCTAAAGCTTCAAAAGGCAAAAGAGCTGCTTAATCAGTCTGGAAAGACTGTGGAAGAGATCTCCGAGTATCTGGGTTATGCCAACAAAAGTTATTTTATCAAGCTGTTTAAACGAGAAATGGGCATGAGGCCCAGTGAATATGCGGCTTGGCATTGA
- a CDS encoding sensor histidine kinase, giving the protein MKLVWSSMICVLIPLVCIYMVTDYLTRDLILEKAVGSARESLNASSANMNAIFEQTLEQSNFVLQNSEIRQMMSADAETLRSAKEIIQYNRMSRMLDDMFVLTEYLKVTLIGKNGFIYTSYPYSDFNPKTFYNEQWMSLMKQIQPISTYWKAEHDTYYNYSDKDSANWVTIARPIQSTSSSTIGYMIININERKLRPYLNNDNGKEMMLLDDKGTVVSHADKAQIGETMTWWKKDGELDTVEISGEKFLYVDQELSSNRWQMVSIIPMKAALSKNKQILFISLAVQILFFTLFSVLLTVLISKLTQPIVKLSTFVKRIGRGQLDERSFIRGNNEAAQLARTIDQMLDRIESMIEQITYEQTGKRKAELEMLQAQINPHFMFNLLNSIRLNILMQGDKENAELIGSLSSLLRMTFNRDNEFIPLREETDTISHYVTLMNFRHANQVRLEMNLADGSAEALVPRFMIQPMIENAIIHGFEQFGGEIYIDARIIATTGTLVITIKDNGMGMSQENLKRLRETAYSSEQIAEEDRKGFSGIGLRNVAQRLSMIYGASFKLNIQSEPDVGTEICLEFPLNEGKVGVVNADGNIGG; this is encoded by the coding sequence ATGAAACTTGTCTGGTCTTCAATGATCTGCGTACTGATCCCGCTAGTCTGCATTTACATGGTTACAGATTATTTAACCCGGGATCTGATTCTGGAGAAGGCCGTTGGCAGCGCAAGAGAATCTCTCAATGCATCCAGTGCCAATATGAATGCCATTTTTGAACAAACGCTGGAGCAGTCCAATTTCGTGCTTCAGAACAGCGAAATCAGGCAGATGATGTCTGCCGATGCAGAAACGCTCCGTTCAGCGAAGGAAATCATCCAGTACAACCGTATGTCACGGATGCTGGATGATATGTTCGTTCTAACAGAATATTTGAAAGTAACGCTGATAGGAAAAAATGGATTTATTTATACCAGCTATCCTTACAGTGACTTCAATCCGAAAACCTTTTATAACGAGCAATGGATGTCGCTGATGAAACAGATTCAACCTATCTCGACCTATTGGAAAGCGGAACACGATACTTACTATAACTACTCGGATAAGGACTCAGCTAATTGGGTAACCATTGCGAGACCCATTCAATCGACTTCCAGTAGCACGATCGGATATATGATTATCAACATTAATGAGCGTAAACTCCGCCCTTATCTGAATAACGACAATGGCAAAGAGATGATGCTTTTGGATGACAAGGGAACTGTCGTCTCGCATGCTGATAAGGCTCAAATTGGTGAAACGATGACGTGGTGGAAAAAGGATGGTGAGCTTGATACTGTCGAGATCAGTGGGGAGAAATTTTTGTATGTTGACCAGGAGCTGAGCAGCAACAGATGGCAGATGGTGAGCATTATCCCTATGAAGGCGGCATTGTCAAAGAATAAACAGATTTTATTTATCAGCTTAGCCGTGCAAATTCTATTCTTTACCTTGTTTTCCGTTCTCTTAACCGTTCTTATCTCTAAGCTAACTCAGCCTATCGTAAAATTAAGTACTTTTGTAAAGCGAATTGGTCGTGGTCAATTGGACGAACGTTCATTCATTCGAGGAAATAATGAGGCGGCACAGCTAGCCCGCACCATAGACCAAATGCTAGATCGAATCGAGTCTATGATTGAACAAATTACTTATGAGCAAACGGGAAAAAGAAAAGCTGAATTAGAGATGTTGCAGGCGCAGATCAATCCGCACTTCATGTTTAATCTGTTGAATTCGATCCGGTTAAATATTCTGATGCAAGGAGACAAGGAGAACGCCGAGCTGATTGGTTCGCTGTCGTCTTTGCTCCGTATGACCTTTAACAGAGACAATGAGTTTATCCCGCTTCGTGAGGAGACAGACACGATATCTCATTATGTGACTTTGATGAATTTTCGTCATGCCAATCAGGTCAGGCTGGAAATGAATTTAGCGGATGGGAGCGCTGAAGCGCTAGTACCTCGCTTTATGATTCAGCCAATGATCGAGAACGCCATCATCCATGGTTTCGAGCAGTTTGGTGGTGAGATTTACATTGATGCTCGTATAATTGCAACTACCGGAACGCTGGTTATCACGATTAAGGATAATGGCATGGGAATGTCACAGGAGAATTTAAAAAGGCTTCGTGAAACCGCATACAGCAGTGAGCAAATTGCAGAAGAGGACAGAAAAGGCTTCTCTGGCATAGGCTTACGCAATGTGGCCCAACGCCTCAGTATGATTTATGGCGCTTCTTTCAAGCTGAATATTCAAAGCGAACCTGATGTGGGTACGGAGATTTGTCTGGAGTTTCCACTGAATGAGGGAAAGGTGGGTGTGGTGAATGCTGACGGCAATATTGGTGGATGA
- a CDS encoding extracellular solute-binding protein produces MKKKLLSVLMITSMALSLAACGGNAKTNNAGATDAPDAGGNKEPAAEKVTLKLSTWQTEAKAKWSTIIAEFEKAHPDIHVEVDLLNEKGDSVASMQKLDLMAAASDPLDIVELPYTNYSQRADIGLLAPMDDYIQKEGYKLSDEYLVDTSVNGKIYALPSSMQRWFVLLNKEMLDEAGLPVPTDWTWADFEEYAKKLTKGEGATKRFGAYLHNWPDYFQLQLMSKPENNTFLKADGTSNALDPQFKANLQMMKKMMYEDKSATPYEDIISQKLAYRNQYFNGLAAMLPMGDWMVAESGGTDAIPATFVTAFAPIPRLDSESKHYSPVQPTYMGIAAKSKHKEAAYTFVRWYTSEGLEIGGRVFSGWAKSDTNKLVDTIVSGSKDPSKIDVDSLKYTMENSTPGATQVPAKYADEAKNNVIPEAEMYLLGQQDLDVTVANIDKKISEVVQNNSGK; encoded by the coding sequence ATGAAAAAGAAATTATTATCCGTGCTTATGATCACATCTATGGCGTTGTCATTGGCTGCTTGCGGTGGAAATGCGAAAACAAATAATGCAGGAGCAACAGATGCGCCTGATGCTGGTGGAAATAAGGAGCCTGCAGCAGAGAAGGTTACGCTGAAGCTGAGTACCTGGCAGACGGAAGCCAAAGCGAAGTGGAGCACGATTATCGCAGAGTTTGAGAAGGCGCATCCCGACATTCATGTAGAAGTGGATCTACTAAATGAAAAAGGCGATTCTGTAGCTTCCATGCAGAAGCTGGATTTGATGGCCGCTGCAAGTGATCCGCTGGATATTGTCGAACTGCCGTATACCAACTATTCGCAGCGTGCAGATATCGGTTTGTTAGCACCGATGGACGACTATATTCAGAAAGAAGGGTATAAGCTCTCAGATGAATACCTAGTGGACACTTCGGTCAATGGCAAAATCTATGCGTTACCGTCTTCTATGCAGCGCTGGTTCGTGCTCCTCAACAAAGAAATGCTAGATGAGGCTGGTCTGCCGGTTCCGACCGACTGGACTTGGGCGGATTTCGAAGAGTATGCCAAGAAACTGACCAAGGGTGAGGGTGCAACGAAGCGTTTTGGCGCATATTTGCACAATTGGCCGGATTATTTCCAACTCCAGCTAATGAGTAAACCTGAGAATAATACTTTTCTGAAAGCTGACGGAACCTCCAATGCCCTGGACCCGCAGTTTAAGGCTAATCTGCAGATGATGAAGAAAATGATGTACGAGGATAAGAGTGCAACTCCTTATGAGGATATTATTTCGCAGAAACTTGCCTACCGGAATCAGTATTTTAACGGTTTAGCAGCGATGCTTCCGATGGGAGACTGGATGGTTGCAGAATCGGGTGGAACGGATGCCATTCCAGCAACCTTCGTTACAGCGTTTGCCCCGATCCCTCGACTGGATAGTGAGAGCAAACATTACTCACCTGTTCAGCCAACCTATATGGGGATAGCTGCTAAATCTAAGCATAAGGAAGCTGCTTACACCTTTGTGCGCTGGTATACCTCAGAAGGACTGGAAATCGGCGGACGTGTCTTCTCTGGCTGGGCGAAATCGGATACGAACAAATTGGTGGATACGATTGTGAGTGGTTCTAAGGATCCATCTAAGATTGATGTTGATTCCCTGAAATATACGATGGAGAATTCGACACCTGGTGCGACGCAAGTTCCGGCTAAATATGCGGATGAAGCGAAGAACAACGTTATTCCAGAAGCGGAAATGTATCTCCTTGGCCAACAGGATCTGGATGTCACCGTTGCCAATATCGATAAGAAAATTTCGGAAGTCGTTCAGAACAACAGCGGAAAGTAG
- a CDS encoding carbohydrate ABC transporter permease: protein MGLLGIAFLLPFLWMLSTSFKLEKDVFNFPIQWLPQQWNLIENYKQVWSGDFARYYGNSIYITLATTIINVLICALAAYGFSKLRFPGRDAMFVVVLALYMVPPQASLVPQFLLFNWLNLIDTHLGLILINSFSIIGAFMLKQFFMGVNNEYLESARMDGAGHFRSFLQIAFPLIRPAVATYAILRFIWTWNDYQYPLIFLKSKELFTIQLGIRLFGDQYGDVYSLMMAGAVSAILPLLIIFALGQKQVIEGIALGGVKG from the coding sequence ATGGGCCTGCTAGGCATCGCATTTCTTTTACCATTTCTATGGATGTTGTCCACTTCCTTTAAACTGGAGAAAGATGTATTTAACTTTCCAATTCAATGGTTGCCACAGCAGTGGAACCTCATTGAAAATTATAAACAGGTTTGGTCGGGTGACTTCGCTCGCTATTATGGAAATTCCATTTATATTACGCTAGCCACGACTATAATTAATGTGCTGATATGCGCACTGGCTGCTTATGGATTCTCCAAGCTACGTTTTCCGGGTAGAGATGCCATGTTTGTAGTTGTCTTGGCGCTTTACATGGTTCCTCCGCAGGCTTCGCTAGTTCCACAGTTTCTACTGTTTAACTGGCTGAATCTGATTGATACGCACCTAGGATTGATCTTAATTAACAGCTTTAGTATTATTGGTGCGTTTATGCTCAAGCAATTTTTTATGGGGGTAAACAACGAGTATCTTGAATCGGCGCGGATGGATGGAGCAGGTCATTTTCGCTCTTTTCTACAAATTGCATTTCCGCTGATCCGTCCCGCTGTAGCTACTTATGCTATTCTGCGTTTTATCTGGACCTGGAACGACTATCAGTATCCACTCATTTTTTTGAAATCTAAAGAGCTGTTTACGATTCAGTTAGGTATTCGGTTGTTTGGGGACCAATATGGGGATGTCTATTCCCTCATGATGGCTGGTGCGGTATCTGCAATTCTGCCACTGCTGATTATTTTTGCTCTCGGTCAGAAGCAGGTTATTGAGGGAATTGCCCTCGGAGGCGTGAAAGGATAA